A genomic region of Vespa crabro chromosome 19, iyVesCrab1.2, whole genome shotgun sequence contains the following coding sequences:
- the LOC124430779 gene encoding frizzled-2 isoform X1 — MEFFHNHRNRRSDAINAGMNRRSKPMRPLRRTKLLPSRTMTLLLSILLMAFTLPVARLESAIGSVSNGGVSLSSGGSSSSSSAISSSSSSSSSSSSSIGVVSGGSSVSGGIPGGAGNSVIGGSGSGGNSGGGVGGVGGGGGGGGGGGGGGGGGSHSGLGSSNSGSSGNGNGRCEEITIPMCRGIGYNLTAMPNELNHDTQDEAGLEVHQFWPLVEIKCSPDLKFFLCSMYTPICLPEYTKPLPACKSVCERARAGCAPLMQQYGFSWPERMACERLPNYGDPENLCMDQNNRTSNGGGSGSGGNGGGSASNAPMQPVATPTRPTRPSKTMQPARCKPGKNQKNCQHPPGERARDCSCRCRAPLVPLGVGTTGTVIPGQISGSNSGGAGLAGMAVSGVIPAPPQADNVRNIIQEIAGVRDCALPCHGAFLTPEERGFAAVWLCLWSGLCAASTLTTVTTFLIDTQRFKYPERPIVFLSACYFVVSLGYLSKNVIGHEEIACDGPALRSGAQGPGACVTVFLMIYFFGMASSVWWVILAFTWFLAAGLKWGNEAIASYSQYFHLAAWLAPTVQTVWAYMAGGVAGDPVAGVCTVAPEGVSTFILAPLFVYLLLGTSFLLAGFVSLFRIRSVIKRQPGAKADKLEKLMIRIGVFSVLYTLPAGAVLTCHIYESVLRDEWLSSLACPCRSRARPLYSVLMLKYFMALAVGITSGVWIWSGKTLDSWRRLWRRLFGGGSGAGVHGGGGAGMVAGVTGVSGGIGSASMKGVVGRVAMPYPAAPGPGSALLPPGSVASASQHHLHHHVLKQPPLSHV; from the coding sequence GCAGGAGTGATGCGATCAACGCGGGAATGAATCGAAGGTCGAAACCAATGAGACCACTTCGACGGACGAAGTTGTTACCAAGCCGGACAATGACGCTACTCTTATCGATATTGCTAATGGCGTTTACGCTACCAGTCGCACGTTTAGAATCAGCGATTGGTTCGGTGAGCAACGGCGGGGTTTCGTTATCGAGCGGTGgttcgtcgtcctcgtcatcGGCAATAtcttcttcgtcatcgtcctcgtcctcgtcgtcatcgtcgatcGGGGTAGTTTCCGGTGGGAGTTCAGTATCCGGAGGTATACCTGGCGGTGCTGGGAACAGCGTGATCGGTGGAAGTGGGAGTGGTGGAAATAGCGGTGGCGGTGttggtggtgttggtggtggtggtggtggtggaggtggtggtggtggtggtggtgggggtGGTAGTCATTCCGGACTTGGAAGTAGTAATAGCGGAAGTTCGGGGAACGGAAATGGCCGATGCGAAGAGATCACGATACCGATGTGCCGTGGTATCGGTTACAATTTAACGGCCATGCCAAACGAATTAAATCACGATACTCAAGACGAGGCTGGTTTGGAGGTTCATCAATTTTGGCCTTTAGTCGAGATCAAGTGTTCTCCAGATTTAAAGTTCTTCCTTTGCTCGATGTATACGCCAATATGCTTGCCCGAGTATACCAAACCTCTGCCAGCTTGCAAAAGCGTTTGTGAAAGGGCTCGTGCCGGTTGCGCGCCCCTTATGCAACAGTACGGTTTTTCTTGGCCGGAAAGAATGGCCTGTGAGAGGTTACCGAATTATGGCGATCCAGAGAATCTCTGTATGGATCAAAATAATCGTACGAGCAACGGTGGCGGATCGGGAAGCGGTGGTAACGGTGGTGGCTCGGCGAGCAATGCACCGATGCAACCAGTAGCTACGCCAACTAGACCAACAAGACCGTCCAAGACCATGCAGCCGGCTCGTTGCAAGCCaggaaaaaatcaaaaaaactGCCAACACCCCCCGGGGGAAAGGGCGAGGGATTGCTCGTGCAGATGCAGGGCACCTCTCGTGCCTCTGGGGGTGGGAACAACGGGCACGGTGATACCCGGCCAGATAAGCGGAAGCAACAGCGGGGGAGCTGGACTGGCCGGCATGGCCGTAAGTGGAGTCATTCCGGCGCCACCGCAGGCGGACAACGTTCGGAACATCATTCAGGAAATTGCAGGGGTACGGGATTGCGCCCTGCCGTGTCACGGGGCGTTTCTCACCCCCGAAGAGCGAGGGTTCGCGGCCGTTTGGCTGTGCCTGTGGAGCGGCCTATGCGCCGCAAGCACTCTCACGACCGTCACCACGTTTCTGATCGACACCCAGCGCTTCAAGTATCCTGAGAGACCGATAGTCTTCCTCTCGGCGTGTTACTTCGTCGTGTCCCTCGGTTATCTCTCGAAGAACGTGATAGGACACGAAGAGATAGCCTGCGACGGGCCAGCGCTGAGATCGGGAGCACAGGGACCGGGAGCTTGCGTGACGGTCTTCCTGATGATCTATTTCTTCGGCATGGCATCCTCAGTTTGGTGGGTCATACTGGCATTCACGTGGTTCCTCGCGGCCGGTCTGAAATGGGGAAACGAAGCAATAGCCTCTTACTCCCAGTACTTTCATCTGGCAGCGTGGCTAGCGCCTACGGTACAAACGGTTTGGGCGTACATGGCAGGAGGAGTAGCGGGGGATCCGGTAGCCGGAGTATGCACGGTAGCTCCGGAAGGCGTGAGCACGTTCATTCTAGCGCCGCTCTTCGTTTACCTCTTACTAGGAACGAGCTTCCTCTTGGCCGGTTTCGTCAGTCTATTCAGAATTCGTTCGGTTATAAAACGACAGCCAGGAGCGAAAGCGGACAAGTTGGAGAAACTTATGATACGAATAGGCGTGTTCAGCGTTCTGTATACACTTCCAGCCGGCGCGGTTCTAACCTGTCACATCTACGAGTCCGTATTACGCGACGAGTGGCTGAGCTCCCTGGCCTGTCCATGTCGGTCTCGAGCAAGGCCCCTATACTCCGTCCTCATGCTAAAGTACTTCATGGCCCTCGCGGTCGGCATAACGTCGGGCGTTTGGATCTGGAGCGGCAAAACCCTCGACAGTTGGCGGCGTCTATGGAGGCGTCTCTTCGGAGGCGGGAGTGGCGCAGGCGTTCACGGAGGCGGTGGCGCCGGTATGGTAGCCGGCGTGACAGGCGTCAGCGGAGGAATAGGAAGCGCCAGCATGAAGGGCGTCGTAGGTCGTGTCGCCATGCCGTACCCAGCGGCACCGGGACCTGGTAGCGCACTTTTACCACCAGGTAGCGTGGCTAGCGCGTCTCAACATCATCTACATCATCACGTACTCAAGCAACCACCCCTTTCGCACGTATGA
- the LOC124430779 gene encoding frizzled-2 isoform X2, with amino-acid sequence MNRRSKPMRPLRRTKLLPSRTMTLLLSILLMAFTLPVARLESAIGSVSNGGVSLSSGGSSSSSSAISSSSSSSSSSSSSIGVVSGGSSVSGGIPGGAGNSVIGGSGSGGNSGGGVGGVGGGGGGGGGGGGGGGGGSHSGLGSSNSGSSGNGNGRCEEITIPMCRGIGYNLTAMPNELNHDTQDEAGLEVHQFWPLVEIKCSPDLKFFLCSMYTPICLPEYTKPLPACKSVCERARAGCAPLMQQYGFSWPERMACERLPNYGDPENLCMDQNNRTSNGGGSGSGGNGGGSASNAPMQPVATPTRPTRPSKTMQPARCKPGKNQKNCQHPPGERARDCSCRCRAPLVPLGVGTTGTVIPGQISGSNSGGAGLAGMAVSGVIPAPPQADNVRNIIQEIAGVRDCALPCHGAFLTPEERGFAAVWLCLWSGLCAASTLTTVTTFLIDTQRFKYPERPIVFLSACYFVVSLGYLSKNVIGHEEIACDGPALRSGAQGPGACVTVFLMIYFFGMASSVWWVILAFTWFLAAGLKWGNEAIASYSQYFHLAAWLAPTVQTVWAYMAGGVAGDPVAGVCTVAPEGVSTFILAPLFVYLLLGTSFLLAGFVSLFRIRSVIKRQPGAKADKLEKLMIRIGVFSVLYTLPAGAVLTCHIYESVLRDEWLSSLACPCRSRARPLYSVLMLKYFMALAVGITSGVWIWSGKTLDSWRRLWRRLFGGGSGAGVHGGGGAGMVAGVTGVSGGIGSASMKGVVGRVAMPYPAAPGPGSALLPPGSVASASQHHLHHHVLKQPPLSHV; translated from the coding sequence ATGAATCGAAGGTCGAAACCAATGAGACCACTTCGACGGACGAAGTTGTTACCAAGCCGGACAATGACGCTACTCTTATCGATATTGCTAATGGCGTTTACGCTACCAGTCGCACGTTTAGAATCAGCGATTGGTTCGGTGAGCAACGGCGGGGTTTCGTTATCGAGCGGTGgttcgtcgtcctcgtcatcGGCAATAtcttcttcgtcatcgtcctcgtcctcgtcgtcatcgtcgatcGGGGTAGTTTCCGGTGGGAGTTCAGTATCCGGAGGTATACCTGGCGGTGCTGGGAACAGCGTGATCGGTGGAAGTGGGAGTGGTGGAAATAGCGGTGGCGGTGttggtggtgttggtggtggtggtggtggtggaggtggtggtggtggtggtggtgggggtGGTAGTCATTCCGGACTTGGAAGTAGTAATAGCGGAAGTTCGGGGAACGGAAATGGCCGATGCGAAGAGATCACGATACCGATGTGCCGTGGTATCGGTTACAATTTAACGGCCATGCCAAACGAATTAAATCACGATACTCAAGACGAGGCTGGTTTGGAGGTTCATCAATTTTGGCCTTTAGTCGAGATCAAGTGTTCTCCAGATTTAAAGTTCTTCCTTTGCTCGATGTATACGCCAATATGCTTGCCCGAGTATACCAAACCTCTGCCAGCTTGCAAAAGCGTTTGTGAAAGGGCTCGTGCCGGTTGCGCGCCCCTTATGCAACAGTACGGTTTTTCTTGGCCGGAAAGAATGGCCTGTGAGAGGTTACCGAATTATGGCGATCCAGAGAATCTCTGTATGGATCAAAATAATCGTACGAGCAACGGTGGCGGATCGGGAAGCGGTGGTAACGGTGGTGGCTCGGCGAGCAATGCACCGATGCAACCAGTAGCTACGCCAACTAGACCAACAAGACCGTCCAAGACCATGCAGCCGGCTCGTTGCAAGCCaggaaaaaatcaaaaaaactGCCAACACCCCCCGGGGGAAAGGGCGAGGGATTGCTCGTGCAGATGCAGGGCACCTCTCGTGCCTCTGGGGGTGGGAACAACGGGCACGGTGATACCCGGCCAGATAAGCGGAAGCAACAGCGGGGGAGCTGGACTGGCCGGCATGGCCGTAAGTGGAGTCATTCCGGCGCCACCGCAGGCGGACAACGTTCGGAACATCATTCAGGAAATTGCAGGGGTACGGGATTGCGCCCTGCCGTGTCACGGGGCGTTTCTCACCCCCGAAGAGCGAGGGTTCGCGGCCGTTTGGCTGTGCCTGTGGAGCGGCCTATGCGCCGCAAGCACTCTCACGACCGTCACCACGTTTCTGATCGACACCCAGCGCTTCAAGTATCCTGAGAGACCGATAGTCTTCCTCTCGGCGTGTTACTTCGTCGTGTCCCTCGGTTATCTCTCGAAGAACGTGATAGGACACGAAGAGATAGCCTGCGACGGGCCAGCGCTGAGATCGGGAGCACAGGGACCGGGAGCTTGCGTGACGGTCTTCCTGATGATCTATTTCTTCGGCATGGCATCCTCAGTTTGGTGGGTCATACTGGCATTCACGTGGTTCCTCGCGGCCGGTCTGAAATGGGGAAACGAAGCAATAGCCTCTTACTCCCAGTACTTTCATCTGGCAGCGTGGCTAGCGCCTACGGTACAAACGGTTTGGGCGTACATGGCAGGAGGAGTAGCGGGGGATCCGGTAGCCGGAGTATGCACGGTAGCTCCGGAAGGCGTGAGCACGTTCATTCTAGCGCCGCTCTTCGTTTACCTCTTACTAGGAACGAGCTTCCTCTTGGCCGGTTTCGTCAGTCTATTCAGAATTCGTTCGGTTATAAAACGACAGCCAGGAGCGAAAGCGGACAAGTTGGAGAAACTTATGATACGAATAGGCGTGTTCAGCGTTCTGTATACACTTCCAGCCGGCGCGGTTCTAACCTGTCACATCTACGAGTCCGTATTACGCGACGAGTGGCTGAGCTCCCTGGCCTGTCCATGTCGGTCTCGAGCAAGGCCCCTATACTCCGTCCTCATGCTAAAGTACTTCATGGCCCTCGCGGTCGGCATAACGTCGGGCGTTTGGATCTGGAGCGGCAAAACCCTCGACAGTTGGCGGCGTCTATGGAGGCGTCTCTTCGGAGGCGGGAGTGGCGCAGGCGTTCACGGAGGCGGTGGCGCCGGTATGGTAGCCGGCGTGACAGGCGTCAGCGGAGGAATAGGAAGCGCCAGCATGAAGGGCGTCGTAGGTCGTGTCGCCATGCCGTACCCAGCGGCACCGGGACCTGGTAGCGCACTTTTACCACCAGGTAGCGTGGCTAGCGCGTCTCAACATCATCTACATCATCACGTACTCAAGCAACCACCCCTTTCGCACGTATGA